A single Polyangiaceae bacterium DNA region contains:
- the rfbG gene encoding CDP-glucose 4,6-dehydratase, translated as MNGDFRADGTFHSADVLVTGHTGFKGSWLTAWLHDLGARVHGYALPNTPSPSMFERCELKRLLSSDIRGDLRELESVTQAVASSRPRFVFHMAAQSLVRRSYAEPVETIATNVVGTANLLEGLRRSGSGPCTVVIVTSDKCYENREWPWGYREDDPLGGYDPYSASKACQEIVARAYQRSFFSEGNIRVVRARAGNVIGGGDWAEDRLVADFVRAIAAGKAVKCRNPTAVRPWQHVLEPLSGYLRLAAMVDAPRVKDEYNFGPTDADITSVAELLDGLVARWPGSSWVRGEESNAPHEAGLLALSIERARFDLGWRPTWRLADALDALVEWYREEMQGANASRLRELTLEQIRRFEA; from the coding sequence ATGAACGGAGACTTCCGCGCGGACGGCACCTTCCACTCTGCCGACGTCCTGGTGACGGGGCATACGGGCTTCAAGGGCAGTTGGCTGACCGCATGGCTTCACGACCTGGGCGCGCGCGTTCATGGGTACGCCCTGCCGAACACTCCATCGCCGAGCATGTTCGAGCGCTGCGAGCTGAAACGGCTCTTGAGTTCCGACATCCGTGGGGATCTGCGCGAGCTGGAGTCGGTGACTCAGGCGGTCGCCAGCAGTCGACCGCGGTTCGTGTTTCACATGGCGGCGCAGAGCTTGGTGCGCCGTAGCTACGCAGAGCCGGTCGAGACGATCGCCACGAACGTGGTGGGCACAGCGAATCTGCTCGAGGGTTTGCGTCGCAGCGGCTCGGGGCCGTGTACCGTCGTCATCGTCACCTCGGACAAGTGTTATGAGAATCGGGAGTGGCCTTGGGGCTACCGCGAGGACGACCCGCTTGGCGGATATGACCCTTACTCTGCCAGCAAGGCCTGTCAGGAGATCGTCGCGCGGGCATACCAGCGCAGCTTCTTTTCCGAGGGGAATATCCGGGTCGTGCGGGCACGCGCTGGTAACGTGATCGGGGGAGGCGACTGGGCCGAGGATCGCCTGGTTGCGGACTTCGTGAGAGCGATTGCCGCTGGAAAGGCGGTCAAGTGCCGCAACCCCACCGCCGTGCGCCCCTGGCAACACGTGCTGGAGCCCCTCTCGGGCTACCTCCGCCTCGCGGCGATGGTTGACGCACCACGGGTCAAAGACGAATACAACTTCGGCCCAACCGATGCCGACATCACCAGCGTTGCGGAGCTCTTGGATGGCTTGGTTGCGCGCTGGCCAGGCAGCAGCTGGGTGCGTGGCGAGGAAAGCAACGCGCCTCACGAAGCAGGCCTGCTCGCGCTGAGCATAGAACGGGCTCGTTTCGACCTCGGGTGGCGCCCGACCTGGCGCCTCGCAGACGCGCTAGATGCCCTGGTCGAATGGTACCGTGAGGAAATGCAAGGGGCGAACGCCAGTCGCCTTCGCGAACTCACCCTCGAACAGATCCGACGCTTCGAAGCCTGA
- a CDS encoding sulfatase: MPRRLATTLPLACVVALTACNKEQPSEPAIKAASSSPPSASVVPKPPPRAALPPLNVLLISVDALRADGPWLGYPRNTAPNITRFSKQSVMYSHAYALSSYTSMSLGGLMAGRYPSELPRDGRATSSFLPEADFIAEHIKQAGLFSIGVHGHVYFLGDTGINQGFDAWKVFPRIVLNPAREGAVVDPKLADMLMEELGAHAKEKPDQRFFAWVHFMDPHFSYVRHPEQEPFKGNPYADGVEPIPPGTKLSDVGQGLRNQYDGEVLHTDAQIGRLLDYVDNQPWGKHTAVVLTADHGEAFGEHKSYFEHGFLLYDVTTRVPLMLRVPGVKARRIDTRRSHVDVAPTLLELMGVPTPEGLHGTSLVPELKGETAPPQRDIVIDMPYTDQSPRRRALIHGDLKLIVTETDRQPLLFDLAKDPGEQQDLAGDEARLAPMVKLYERLQQATPDFAAPRISKRQY, from the coding sequence ATGCCGCGACGACTGGCCACCACTCTCCCCCTAGCCTGCGTCGTTGCGCTCACCGCGTGCAACAAGGAGCAGCCGTCAGAGCCCGCGATCAAGGCCGCGAGCTCGAGCCCACCCAGCGCTTCGGTAGTCCCAAAGCCGCCGCCGCGGGCAGCGCTCCCGCCTCTGAACGTCCTCCTGATCAGCGTCGATGCGCTGCGCGCCGACGGGCCCTGGCTCGGCTACCCGCGCAACACCGCCCCCAACATCACACGCTTCTCCAAGCAGAGCGTGATGTACAGCCACGCCTACGCGCTCTCGAGCTACACCTCGATGTCGCTAGGTGGCTTGATGGCCGGCCGCTACCCCTCAGAGCTTCCCCGCGACGGACGCGCCACGAGTTCTTTCCTGCCGGAAGCAGACTTCATCGCAGAGCACATCAAGCAGGCGGGGCTCTTCAGCATCGGCGTACACGGCCACGTCTACTTCCTCGGGGATACCGGAATCAATCAAGGATTCGACGCTTGGAAGGTGTTCCCTCGAATCGTGCTCAATCCGGCGCGAGAAGGCGCCGTCGTCGACCCAAAGCTCGCCGACATGTTGATGGAAGAGCTCGGCGCGCACGCGAAGGAGAAGCCAGATCAGCGCTTCTTCGCCTGGGTACACTTCATGGACCCGCACTTCTCCTACGTCAGGCACCCCGAACAGGAGCCCTTCAAGGGCAACCCATATGCCGACGGAGTGGAGCCGATCCCTCCGGGAACGAAGCTCAGCGACGTCGGTCAGGGGCTACGCAATCAGTACGACGGCGAGGTGCTTCACACCGACGCTCAGATTGGGCGCTTGCTCGATTACGTGGACAACCAGCCCTGGGGCAAGCACACCGCGGTGGTGCTCACCGCCGACCACGGCGAGGCGTTCGGAGAGCACAAAAGCTACTTTGAACACGGCTTTTTGCTCTACGACGTGACCACTCGAGTGCCGCTGATGTTGCGGGTGCCCGGAGTGAAGGCGCGGCGCATCGACACCCGAAGGAGCCACGTCGACGTAGCACCGACGCTACTGGAGCTAATGGGCGTACCCACGCCGGAGGGGCTTCACGGCACGAGCCTCGTCCCTGAACTCAAAGGCGAGACCGCGCCGCCCCAGCGCGACATCGTGATCGACATGCCCTACACCGATCAAAGCCCGCGACGTCGGGCGCTAATCCATGGGGATCTAAAGCTCATCGTTACCGAGACAGATAGGCAACCGTTGCTCTTCGATCTCGCGAAGGATCCTGGAGAACAGCAGGATCTGGCCGGCGACGAAGCGCGCTTAGCGCCGATGGTAAAGCTCTACGAACGCCTGCAGCAGGCGACGCCTGACTTCGCAGCACCCCGCATCAGCAAGCGCCAGTACTGA